The Pelodiscus sinensis isolate JC-2024 chromosome 10, ASM4963464v1, whole genome shotgun sequence genome has a segment encoding these proteins:
- the TSC22D2 gene encoding TSC22 domain family protein 2 isoform X2, translating into MSKMPAKKKSCFQITSVTTAQVASSITEDTESLDDPDESRTEDVSSEIFDVSRATDYGPEDVCERSSSEETLNNVGDAETPGAVSPNLLLDGQLAAAAAGAATASPPAAANGGALPKSTAVPQVAAVQIPSATAGGSSAQVSAPGTMSQTAAAACSSRFRVIKLDHGTGEPYRRGRWTCMEFYDRDLDSSGVLARTGDCIRHSSTFEQAAQERDSGLGATGGSIVMSAVPASAHGPESLADSSLTAVSQLLQAEKMNQPSLQQPNFVIGQQQPIGGAIPQSTAQPMYSGATITSQQTMVPPQQTQPQVNAQSVVQGGPNGKGMSPANVTAQPSMLMSQQPVQQANIPVTQPQQFAYSQPQIPPGHLLPTQSSGQTEYIQHMTVMQSQGTIQQATTGSVPSTGASSLPVGQVTGQNPSPVGAPIIGVSPQPSETMGQGSGLMQSGQTPPSQTVIPQPGGVVQQSIGHSGVVQQKSMTQHQMSGSSQVSGMPSAPHTVVSGVQNVPAVVPGTSVPSVSTTSVTMPNVPVTLVQSQLTSHTSVTRSSSVVQQHVGLSLMQGTTNVLTNLSQSNLGQFQTQTQPSIGQIDDTRRKSEPLPQPPLSLIAESKPLVKPPIPDTLTNPLHLPATTPMNSLASSVFGISIPVDGDEDSRPVPCFIGLP; encoded by the coding sequence ATGTCCAAGATGCCGGCTAAGAAGAAGAGCTGCTTCCAGATCACCAGTGTGACCACCGCCCAGGTGGCCAGCAGCATCACGGAGGACACTGAGAGCCTGGATGATCCAGACGAGTCCCGCACCGAGGATGTTTCCTCCGAGATCTTCGATGTGTCCCGGGCCACGGACTACGGCCCCGAGGATGTCTGCGAACGGAGTTCCTCCGAGGAGACCCTCAACAATGTGGGTGACGCTGAAACTCCCGGTGCTGTCTCCCCTAACCTCCTCCTAGATGGGCAGTTGGCGGCtgcggcagcaggggctgctaCTGCGTCTCCGCCTGCTGCTGCTAACGGGGGAGCCTTGCCCAAAAGCACCGCGGTGCCCCAAGTGGCCGCCGTCCAAATTCCCTCCGCGacggcaggaggcagcagtgcGCAGGTTTCCGCTCCGGGGACCATGTCTCAGACTGCTGCGGCCGCATGTAGTTCACGCTTCAGGGTGATCAAGCTGGACCACGGTACGGGGGAGCCTTATAGGCGGGGACGATGGACGTGTATGGAATTTTACGATCGGGACTTGGACAGTAGTGGCGTTCTAGCCAGAACAGGAGATTGCATTAGACATAGCAGCACCTTTGAGCAGGCTGCTCAGGAAAGGGACAGTGGCTTGGGTGCAACGGGGGGCTCCATAGTAATGTCAGCGGTGCCAGCATCAGCACACGGCCCTGAATCCCTAGCTGACAGCTCCCTTACTGCTGTGTCACAGCTGCTCCAGGCAGAGAAAATGAACCAGCCCTCTTTACAGCAACCTAATTTTGTCATTGGACAGCAGCAGCCCATAGGCGGGGCCATTCCTCAAAGTACTGCTCAGCCTATGTATTCCGGGGCTACGATAACGAGTCAGCAGACTATGGTGCCGCCGCAGCAAACCCAGCCACAGGTAAATGCACAAAGTGTTGTACAGGGGGGGCCTAATGGGAAGGGTATGTCCCCTGCAAATGTAACAGCCCAACCGAGCATGCTCATGTCACAGCAGCCGGTACAGCAAGCAAATATACCAGTGACTCAACCTCAGCAATTTGCTTATTCTCAGCCCCAGATTCCACCAGGGCATCTACTGCCAACGCAGTCTTCTGGCCAGACAGAATACATTCAGCACATGACAGTAATGCAGAGTCAAGGAACCATTCAACAAGCGACTACAGGCTCTGTTCCAAGTACTGGAGCTTCCAGCCTTCCTGTGGGCCAGGTGACTGGCCAGAATCCCTCACCTGTTGGAGCACCAATCATTGGAGTTTCACCACAGCCTAGTGAAACAATGGGGCAGGGATCAGGATTGATGCAGAGTGGCCAGACCCCACCTAGTCAGACTGTCATACCGCAACCAGGAGGTGTGGTGCAGCAAAGCATTGGACATTCAGGGGTTGTGCAACAGAAATCCATGACTCAGCATCAAATGAGTGGAAGCAGTCAAGTGTCTGGAATGCCTAGTGCTCCTCATACTGTAGTCTCTGGAGTTCAGAATGTGCCTGCAGTTGTACCCGGTACAAGTGTGCCTAGTGTGTCTACCACTTCTGTTACTATGCCAAATGTCCCTGTTACTTTAGTTCAGTCACAGCTGACCAGCCATACATCTGTGACTAGGAGTTCCAGTGTTGTCCAGCAACATGTTGGACTTTCACTAATGCAAGGCACAACTAATGTACTTACAAATCTGTCACAATCCAATCTTGGACAGTTTCAGACTCAAACTCAACCTTCAATAGGCCAGATTGATGATACTAGAAGAAAATCAGAACCCCTACCTCAGCCACCACTTTCTCTTATTGCTGAAAGTAAACCTCTTGTGAAGCCTCCCATTCCAGACACTCTAACAAATCCTCTTCATTTACCTGCAACTACTCCTATGAACAGTCTTGCCAGCTCTGTATTTGGCATATCTATTCCTGTTGATGGTGATGAAGACAG